Proteins encoded together in one uncultured Sphaerochaeta sp. window:
- the rbsK gene encoding ribokinase, producing MTRRVTVLGSFVVDLMARSHHIPVPGETVKGSIFKMGPGGKGSNQAIAAHRSGGQVSLITKVGKDIFSTVATEFYEQEGIDQTYIFQDPIVSTGIALITVSESSAENTITVVPGACSAITIEEIERTYPILDDTSVIVCQLETNLDIIPQAVKRVQGKGGLALLNPAPAPQKILEDSFIGMFDLVTPNETEATILTGINVIDRHSALQAASILQDKGVKDVLITMGNKGCFLLSEEGEALLFPALPVKVVDTTGAGDAFNGGLATALSKGKSLKESIVFATMVASLSVTKIGTAPAMPTASEVSSFFSKIDMDSYWKTVK from the coding sequence ATGACTAGAAGAGTAACAGTTCTCGGTAGTTTTGTTGTTGATTTGATGGCAAGATCTCATCATATCCCCGTACCAGGCGAAACTGTAAAAGGTAGTATTTTTAAGATGGGACCTGGAGGAAAAGGATCAAATCAAGCCATTGCTGCACATCGTAGTGGAGGTCAGGTCTCTCTGATTACAAAAGTTGGCAAAGACATTTTTAGTACTGTAGCAACTGAATTCTATGAACAAGAAGGAATTGACCAGACCTATATCTTTCAAGATCCAATAGTTTCTACAGGTATCGCCCTTATTACTGTTTCTGAAAGCTCTGCCGAAAACACAATCACAGTTGTACCTGGAGCGTGTAGTGCGATTACTATAGAAGAGATTGAAAGGACCTACCCCATCTTGGACGATACATCTGTCATAGTTTGTCAACTCGAAACCAATCTTGACATTATTCCACAGGCTGTCAAACGTGTTCAAGGTAAAGGAGGTTTGGCACTTCTCAACCCAGCCCCTGCACCACAAAAAATTCTTGAAGATTCTTTTATTGGTATGTTTGATCTAGTCACTCCCAATGAAACCGAAGCTACAATACTTACAGGAATCAATGTCATAGACAGACACTCCGCATTACAAGCAGCTTCTATTTTACAAGATAAGGGTGTAAAGGACGTTCTCATTACAATGGGAAATAAAGGTTGCTTCCTACTTTCGGAGGAAGGAGAAGCCTTACTCTTTCCCGCTCTTCCTGTGAAAGTGGTAGATACTACTGGAGCAGGAGATGCTTTCAATGGAGGCTTAGCAACAGCCCTTAGCAAAGGAAAGAGTCTTAAGGAGTCCATCGTATTTGCTACAATGGTAGCTTCGCTTTCGGTAACGAAAATTGGTACCGCCCCAGCAATGCCTACCGCTTCTGAGGTAAGTTCATTCTTTTCCAAAATAGACATGGATTCTTATTGGAAGACTGTTAAATAA
- a CDS encoding L-2-amino-thiazoline-4-carboxylic acid hydrolase, translating into MSKITNNANQVEEKIDINRAQIEHRATWMGLIYDEMCKAGVENAEEIVRKAIKRTGNFHGLSFKSQCDDPDNCADFREVFLGDVGVKTFNMDNINADRDNVYVDFHYCALVNAWKKQGFDDETIELLCDMAMDGDRGIAESMGLELDLGDTIAKGCETCKLHFKKL; encoded by the coding sequence ATGTCAAAAATTACTAACAATGCTAATCAGGTTGAAGAGAAGATCGACATCAACAGAGCTCAGATTGAACATAGAGCTACCTGGATGGGTTTGATCTATGATGAAATGTGTAAAGCTGGTGTGGAGAATGCGGAAGAGATAGTTCGAAAGGCAATCAAAAGAACTGGAAACTTCCATGGTTTATCCTTCAAGAGCCAGTGCGATGATCCTGATAACTGTGCAGATTTCAGAGAAGTATTCCTTGGAGATGTAGGTGTAAAGACTTTCAATATGGATAACATCAATGCAGACCGTGATAATGTCTATGTTGATTTCCACTATTGTGCACTTGTTAATGCTTGGAAAAAACAAGGGTTTGATGATGAAACCATTGAATTGCTCTGCGATATGGCCATGGATGGTGACAGAGGAATTGCTGAGTCTATGGGGCTTGAGCTTGATCTTGGGGATACAATCGCTAAGGGATGTGAGACTTGTAAGCTGCATTTCAAAAAGCTGTAA
- a CDS encoding LysR family transcriptional regulator codes for MELKAKLYLVDEEGNKFMGIGVLWLLEQVEQQNSLRKAASALGISYSKAFAMVQNLEKGLGVPVLNRRKGGANREGATLTEFAVQFLALYREFNKRAKGSLSSPFSRFKEELGSLLEEYDEHGGEV; via the coding sequence ATGGAACTAAAAGCGAAGCTCTACCTTGTTGACGAGGAAGGGAATAAATTCATGGGAATCGGGGTGCTGTGGTTGCTCGAGCAAGTTGAGCAGCAGAACTCTTTGCGCAAGGCAGCCTCTGCTTTGGGTATCTCCTACTCCAAGGCCTTTGCCATGGTCCAAAACCTGGAAAAGGGTCTTGGTGTTCCCGTCCTCAATCGGCGAAAAGGTGGAGCCAACCGTGAAGGTGCGACACTGACGGAGTTTGCTGTACAGTTCCTTGCACTATATCGAGAATTCAACAAGCGGGCCAAAGGGAGTCTTTCCTCTCCTTTTTCCAGGTTCAAGGAAGAATTGGGTTCGTTGCTTGAAGAGTATGATGAACATGGAGGCGAGGTCTAA
- a CDS encoding molybdopterin cofactor-binding domain-containing protein, producing the protein MAEKRSSTGKVTTLHGYIVTSSVDAGRIEEISLPALDNNFVLVTTRDIPGTNRVRVLDASTPLLTSSVISYYHQPILALFGYDTESVQLKSKEINISYQLPSGEEASPPVETKPFSFQFGNMEEAIKEEGLEVLERTYRYSGSNYESNTLSRISVVLEDDILHITTPTQWPSHVRETVSDVTGIPKRRIVIHREPFFAPHDEMLITPSTMCAIASIACLKGNCPVEMLINAESIRPDLTIKRKTWFFSDGRAQAESIEVEVDQGSVSLFSDEMANQLIAGLVPLYSLMSLNISITFNTSRKRPAHFFGDLGYCDALCSTEAHYSALAKLSGYNPLSWRLKFASESSSHSQVIRSDKYAKLKELITTVSDSSDFQRKNAAYEMQAQMRVKLSTFFNYSRGVALACGAGISGFSSECRSLPQQPVQITLNPNNKVEVNTSFYTIGSSAEIWRQIISEELQVSKSDITFVEEQKEMLDSGPSVLTANSGRMPQQIQKACNQIKEKRFVQPLPICESVLSPKQPGMKGSMFLSNSWVATALELEIDSVTLQPLVRRVWCAVSLSRVFDEQSLRSKIRHTIVTTLREAGALLSHSDTFNIEITIKDEGQQISSSITSALKGVITSAFISALEQALGYPVGKIPVDGETLLGALRGNV; encoded by the coding sequence ATGGCAGAAAAACGATCATCGACAGGCAAGGTGACCACCCTTCACGGCTACATCGTCACCTCATCGGTCGATGCCGGCCGAATAGAGGAAATCTCACTACCTGCATTGGACAATAACTTTGTACTGGTCACCACCAGGGATATCCCGGGAACAAACCGCGTGCGCGTCTTGGATGCATCCACCCCCCTGCTCACCTCCTCGGTCATCTCTTACTATCACCAACCCATTCTTGCCCTTTTTGGATATGACACTGAGTCTGTCCAGCTTAAAAGCAAGGAAATCAATATCTCTTACCAGCTTCCCAGTGGTGAGGAGGCTTCCCCACCAGTGGAAACAAAACCCTTCTCCTTCCAATTCGGCAACATGGAGGAAGCCATCAAGGAAGAAGGGCTGGAAGTGCTTGAGCGTACCTATCGCTATAGTGGGAGCAATTATGAGAGCAATACTCTCTCGCGTATCAGTGTAGTGCTTGAGGATGACATCCTGCATATCACCACGCCTACCCAGTGGCCAAGCCATGTCAGGGAGACCGTCAGTGATGTTACCGGCATTCCCAAACGCCGCATTGTAATCCATCGCGAACCGTTCTTTGCCCCACATGATGAGATGCTCATCACACCGAGCACCATGTGTGCCATTGCTTCCATTGCCTGCCTGAAAGGCAACTGCCCGGTCGAGATGCTCATCAACGCAGAGAGCATCCGCCCCGACCTCACCATCAAACGAAAAACCTGGTTCTTCAGCGACGGTCGAGCCCAAGCTGAATCAATCGAGGTAGAAGTCGATCAAGGGAGTGTTTCGCTGTTCAGTGATGAGATGGCCAATCAACTGATCGCGGGCTTGGTACCGCTCTATAGCCTGATGTCGCTGAACATTTCCATTACATTCAACACCTCTCGAAAAAGACCAGCCCATTTCTTTGGTGACCTGGGTTATTGTGATGCACTCTGCTCAACAGAGGCACACTATAGCGCTTTGGCAAAACTCAGTGGGTACAATCCCCTCTCTTGGAGGTTGAAATTTGCTTCGGAGAGTTCCTCACACAGCCAGGTCATTCGTTCAGACAAATATGCAAAGCTCAAGGAACTCATTACCACAGTCAGCGACTCCAGCGACTTCCAGAGAAAAAACGCTGCCTATGAGATGCAGGCCCAGATGCGTGTCAAACTCTCGACCTTCTTCAACTATAGCAGGGGGGTTGCGCTCGCCTGTGGAGCTGGGATAAGCGGATTCAGCAGCGAATGCCGTTCCCTACCACAACAACCTGTACAGATCACCCTCAACCCAAACAACAAGGTCGAAGTGAATACCTCTTTCTATACCATCGGGTCAAGCGCCGAGATCTGGAGACAGATCATCAGTGAAGAACTACAGGTTTCAAAAAGTGACATCACCTTTGTAGAGGAACAAAAAGAAATGCTTGACAGCGGGCCTTCTGTACTGACCGCAAATAGTGGAAGAATGCCGCAACAGATTCAGAAAGCTTGTAATCAGATCAAGGAGAAACGATTTGTCCAGCCCCTTCCTATCTGTGAAAGTGTGCTCTCTCCGAAACAACCAGGCATGAAAGGATCCATGTTTCTCAGCAATAGCTGGGTGGCAACTGCCTTGGAATTGGAGATTGACTCAGTCACCTTGCAACCTTTGGTAAGAAGAGTGTGGTGTGCTGTGTCACTCTCCAGGGTGTTCGATGAACAGAGCCTCAGAAGCAAGATTCGCCATACAATTGTTACAACACTCAGGGAGGCTGGAGCACTCTTGAGCCATAGCGATACATTCAATATTGAAATCACCATAAAAGATGAAGGCCAACAGATCTCTTCTTCAATCACTAGTGCTTTGAAAGGGGTAATCACCAGCGCATTTATCTCAGCCCTTGAACAAGCACTTGGTTATCCGGTTGGGAAAATCCCCGTAGATGGAGAGACCCTACTTGGGGCACTCAGAGGTAATGTATGA
- a CDS encoding ABC transporter substrate-binding protein: protein MKKILALLIVITLFVPTVFAAGQAEEVDTSVIKLGVLAPLTGTNAEYGKGFEVGMQMAVDKINAEGGVNGYSLELVVRDSKGDQKESSDLARQFADDSSIYAILGDFTSGCCMANAPIVDAAGLVQLSPTASNPDYAGMSDYAFSIMGRQDGEAPFFAKYIIQKYLGLNKVGVIYINSDWGASSYSNFKAEADRIGLDIVSSVNYVQDEKDFSSLITRLRAADPEVVLILDQGAVPQIINQIRGAGWGVQLATLGPGTSEQLIDLAGKNAEGLVLSTPFFFDEDDADLMAWRNEFVERAGFEPTIHPVCAYDTVYLIEAAISAIGDGKVTRQAIRDNLAKVSINGVSGPLQFNPTGDLTREYMICAVENGKYVVKAGFDYAKNN, encoded by the coding sequence ATGAAGAAAATTCTTGCGTTGTTGATTGTAATTACGTTATTTGTCCCAACGGTATTTGCTGCTGGACAAGCTGAGGAAGTGGACACGAGTGTTATTAAGCTTGGTGTACTTGCTCCACTTACTGGCACAAACGCTGAGTATGGAAAAGGATTTGAGGTTGGCATGCAGATGGCAGTTGATAAAATCAACGCTGAAGGCGGAGTGAATGGCTACTCACTTGAACTCGTTGTAAGAGATTCAAAGGGAGACCAGAAAGAAAGTTCTGACCTTGCTCGACAATTTGCTGATGATTCTTCTATTTATGCAATACTAGGAGATTTTACATCAGGTTGCTGTATGGCAAATGCTCCGATTGTGGATGCTGCAGGTCTTGTCCAGCTGTCACCTACTGCTTCCAATCCAGATTATGCAGGTATGAGTGATTATGCTTTCAGTATCATGGGTAGACAAGATGGAGAAGCTCCATTCTTCGCAAAGTACATTATTCAGAAGTATTTGGGACTTAATAAAGTTGGTGTGATTTATATCAACAGTGATTGGGGTGCTTCTAGTTATTCAAACTTTAAGGCAGAGGCTGATAGAATTGGTTTGGATATCGTTTCTTCAGTAAACTATGTACAAGATGAGAAAGACTTCTCATCCTTAATTACCAGACTTCGTGCTGCCGATCCTGAAGTTGTTCTCATTCTTGATCAAGGTGCTGTTCCTCAGATTATTAACCAGATTCGCGGTGCTGGTTGGGGTGTCCAACTAGCGACGCTTGGACCAGGAACAAGCGAGCAGTTGATTGATCTTGCTGGCAAGAATGCTGAGGGACTTGTTCTTTCCACTCCCTTCTTCTTCGATGAAGATGATGCAGACTTGATGGCATGGAGAAATGAGTTTGTTGAGAGAGCTGGTTTTGAACCTACAATTCACCCTGTATGTGCTTATGACACTGTATACTTGATTGAAGCAGCTATTAGCGCAATTGGTGATGGAAAAGTAACTCGTCAAGCTATTCGTGATAACCTTGCAAAAGTAAGTATTAATGGTGTATCAGGGCCGCTACAGTTCAATCCTACTGGAGATCTAACCCGAGAATACATGATATGTGCTGTCGAGAATGGTAAGTATGTTGTAAAGGCTGGTTTTGATTACGCAAAGAACAACTAA
- a CDS encoding GntR family transcriptional regulator, translating into MIIPISNIKTRMYRNILNSIIRGEYQPESLITEKMLVEKYNVSKSPIREALIELCKEGVLRSIPRLGYEIIRITDKDINDVQSFRILLECGSMDKYWNNLNPERIKDVIFEKSECKECDAFEHWEHNSKFHLELIACFGNRFLYNSLADALKYLSRAYAQFYWEQWHRMTFISKEEHHKQILQHILAGEKQAAIEALEKDIEEFARGDEFFKPIFTD; encoded by the coding sequence ATGATTATTCCCATTTCTAATATCAAGACTCGTATGTACCGAAATATTCTGAACAGTATCATACGGGGCGAATATCAACCTGAATCATTGATTACTGAAAAAATGCTTGTAGAGAAATATAACGTCAGCAAATCACCGATTCGAGAAGCTTTAATTGAACTCTGTAAAGAAGGTGTACTTAGAAGCATCCCCAGACTAGGTTATGAAATCATCAGAATCACAGATAAAGATATCAATGATGTCCAAAGTTTTAGAATTTTACTTGAATGCGGAAGTATGGATAAATATTGGAATAATCTAAATCCCGAAAGAATCAAGGATGTGATATTTGAAAAATCAGAATGTAAAGAATGTGATGCTTTCGAACACTGGGAACATAACAGCAAATTCCATCTTGAACTTATCGCATGTTTTGGGAATAGGTTTCTATACAACTCCTTAGCAGATGCTTTAAAATACTTATCACGTGCATATGCACAGTTTTATTGGGAACAATGGCATAGAATGACCTTCATAAGCAAAGAGGAACATCACAAGCAAATTCTTCAGCACATTCTTGCTGGAGAAAAACAAGCAGCAATCGAAGCCTTGGAAAAGGATATTGAGGAATTTGCACGTGGTGATGAGTTCTTCAAGCCCATTTTCACCGATTGA
- a CDS encoding ATP-dependent 6-phosphofructokinase, which yields MNKKMDFSIPSLGVAKISSPIIMSTSQNDGQADYVDDSDHILYGIDTDIDKDGHPVPRHEETVELAGPRSKIYFNPAHVHAAIATCGGICPGLNNVIRAVVRCFWYRYGVRRISGIQFGYQGLLENSPWPLIPLDPDVVDDIQEKGGTILGSARGGGKQVEEIVDSLERLNINILVTVGGDGTLRGAWEIYEEVKKRGLKISIIGIPKTIDNDLSFIQSSFGVDTAVQMAVPVVRSAHVEAKNSIHGIGLVKVMGRESGFIAAQTALAQSDVNFCLIPENPFDLYGPNGLLEHLRRRVLDRGHAVILVSEGAGQDLVPETGEKDASGNVKYHDIGVFLKDKIIEYFKKEGIETNVKYIDPSYIIRSASADSYDSIYCARLGAHAVHAAMAGKTQALIGLLHNRFVHLPISLAVSSRNHVDLEGSLWRDVLENTRQPMSMKNFNFD from the coding sequence ATGAATAAGAAGATGGATTTTTCCATACCTAGTCTGGGAGTAGCAAAGATTTCCTCCCCGATTATCATGAGTACATCCCAGAACGATGGGCAGGCTGATTATGTGGATGATAGTGACCATATTCTCTATGGCATCGATACTGATATTGATAAGGACGGTCATCCAGTCCCTCGCCATGAGGAGACTGTAGAGCTTGCCGGCCCCCGCTCCAAAATCTACTTCAACCCTGCCCATGTACATGCGGCTATTGCCACCTGTGGTGGTATCTGCCCAGGTTTAAATAATGTTATCAGGGCAGTGGTTCGTTGTTTTTGGTATCGCTATGGGGTCAGGAGGATCAGTGGTATCCAGTTTGGTTATCAGGGCCTACTCGAGAACAGCCCCTGGCCTTTGATCCCTCTTGATCCGGATGTTGTTGATGACATACAGGAGAAAGGTGGGACCATTCTTGGCTCTGCTCGTGGTGGTGGAAAGCAGGTTGAAGAGATTGTCGACTCGCTGGAGCGGCTGAATATCAATATTCTGGTCACCGTTGGAGGAGATGGTACGCTCAGAGGTGCATGGGAAATTTATGAAGAGGTCAAGAAACGAGGATTGAAGATTTCAATCATTGGAATTCCGAAGACCATTGACAATGATCTCTCATTCATCCAGAGCTCCTTTGGAGTGGACACTGCTGTCCAGATGGCTGTTCCTGTAGTGCGTAGTGCCCACGTGGAAGCGAAAAACTCCATTCACGGTATTGGCTTGGTTAAGGTGATGGGACGTGAGTCTGGCTTTATCGCCGCCCAGACAGCCCTTGCACAGAGTGACGTGAATTTCTGTCTGATTCCCGAGAACCCGTTTGACCTGTATGGACCCAATGGATTGCTCGAGCATCTCAGGAGAAGAGTGCTTGATCGTGGACATGCGGTTATTCTGGTCAGTGAAGGGGCAGGGCAGGACTTGGTTCCTGAAACTGGTGAGAAAGATGCCTCTGGGAATGTGAAGTACCATGATATCGGGGTGTTCCTGAAGGATAAGATTATCGAGTACTTCAAGAAAGAGGGCATTGAGACCAATGTGAAGTACATTGATCCTTCCTACATCATTCGTAGTGCTTCTGCTGATTCCTATGATTCCATTTACTGTGCTCGTCTCGGTGCTCATGCCGTACACGCAGCAATGGCAGGGAAGACCCAGGCCTTGATCGGTTTACTTCATAATCGATTCGTTCACCTACCGATTAGCTTGGCGGTTTCCAGCCGTAACCATGTGGATCTGGAAGGTTCCTTGTGGCGGGATGTACTGGAGAATACCCGCCAGCCGATGTCAATGAAGAACTTCAATTTCGACTAG
- the ligA gene encoding NAD-dependent DNA ligase LigA — MNTHESSHLDEVRSLIEQLSRYQRAYYVDNQPLVSDTEYDRLFDRLQNLESQYPSLRFPDSPTQRVGSDLDATFPEVQHTIPVLSLDKAYAEGELLSWIERTETKVSRELGIVIEEKIDGISIVLYYEEGYLVRAVTRGNGTIGNDVTANVKTIASIPLHLSESVTVAVRGEVYLPKDKFETINSQMEVPYANPRNLAAGTMRRIKSSEVAKVPLQIFVYEGFWEGETEIKDHLSILSRLVHYGFRVNPNFGYFTKSAERAKAHLQEAHLDGFGGSYDDIATYIQHHTNRRASLGYEIDGLVAKVNELEVRSQLGYTAHHPRWAMAYKFESPQAQTILLSIDLQVGRTGRVTPVARVKPVQVAGSTISNITLHNQDYINMLELALGDVVEISRRGDVIPAVERVIEKNEDSEGVYTMDPFCPVCGTGLVEKGAHTFCPNPQCPAQVQGRIEFFISKGGMDIDNFGPETAAVLIEQGVLQDIPDIYRIDYRKVLGELSGFGEKKILLLEKGVEESKKRSFTQVLISLGIPELGKKGAQILIESGLDSMEKLLDVARRQDMERLTSIKQIGEKSAKLYIDALNDSAMQERIAALASFGLAMEEKEDAYALVNESFSGQVWCVTGSFEHFNPRSKAMDEVLKRGGRTVSAVTSKTTHLLAGSGGGSKLKKAQEIGITIVDEPTFLAMLGEGEKKREEMQGEFSF; from the coding sequence ATGAATACCCATGAATCATCACACCTCGATGAGGTTCGTTCCCTGATAGAACAGCTTTCACGCTACCAGAGGGCATACTATGTTGATAACCAGCCCTTGGTAAGCGATACAGAGTATGACCGTCTCTTCGACCGGTTACAGAATTTGGAGAGTCAGTATCCCTCCCTACGTTTTCCAGATTCCCCCACCCAGCGGGTTGGCAGTGATCTGGATGCAACCTTTCCCGAAGTGCAACACACCATCCCGGTGCTGAGCCTTGACAAGGCATACGCAGAGGGCGAATTGCTCTCCTGGATTGAGCGAACGGAAACAAAGGTTTCCCGTGAGCTTGGGATTGTCATCGAGGAGAAGATTGATGGCATTTCCATCGTGCTCTATTACGAGGAAGGGTATCTGGTGCGAGCTGTAACTCGAGGCAATGGGACCATTGGTAATGATGTAACGGCCAATGTGAAGACCATTGCTTCCATTCCATTGCATCTGAGTGAATCGGTGACTGTGGCTGTTAGGGGTGAGGTCTATCTTCCGAAAGACAAGTTTGAAACGATCAACTCCCAGATGGAGGTTCCCTATGCAAATCCAAGAAACCTTGCTGCTGGAACTATGAGAAGGATCAAGAGCAGTGAGGTTGCAAAGGTTCCTCTCCAGATATTTGTCTATGAGGGGTTCTGGGAGGGGGAGACTGAAATCAAGGATCATCTCTCCATCCTCAGCAGGCTGGTTCACTATGGTTTTCGGGTGAATCCAAACTTCGGTTACTTTACCAAATCTGCAGAGAGGGCAAAGGCACATCTACAAGAGGCCCATCTGGATGGATTTGGTGGCAGCTATGATGATATCGCCACCTATATTCAGCACCATACCAACAGACGTGCTTCACTCGGGTATGAGATAGACGGCCTGGTGGCCAAGGTAAATGAACTTGAGGTCCGTTCTCAGCTCGGGTATACGGCCCATCATCCACGATGGGCAATGGCCTACAAGTTTGAATCTCCACAGGCTCAGACAATCTTGCTCTCCATCGATCTTCAGGTCGGGAGAACAGGACGGGTCACCCCGGTTGCACGGGTAAAGCCTGTACAGGTCGCTGGTTCCACCATCAGCAACATCACACTCCACAACCAGGATTACATCAATATGTTGGAATTGGCACTTGGGGATGTGGTGGAGATTTCCCGAAGAGGGGATGTTATTCCAGCTGTAGAGCGGGTGATTGAGAAGAATGAGGACTCTGAGGGAGTCTATACGATGGATCCCTTCTGCCCTGTTTGCGGTACGGGGTTGGTGGAGAAGGGAGCGCATACCTTTTGTCCCAACCCCCAGTGCCCTGCGCAGGTACAGGGGCGTATAGAGTTTTTTATTTCCAAGGGCGGAATGGATATCGACAATTTCGGTCCTGAGACGGCAGCTGTCCTTATTGAGCAAGGAGTCTTGCAGGATATCCCGGATATCTACCGGATTGATTATAGAAAGGTCCTTGGTGAGTTAAGCGGATTTGGGGAGAAGAAGATTCTCCTGCTTGAAAAGGGCGTTGAAGAATCCAAGAAAAGGAGCTTCACCCAGGTGCTTATCTCCTTGGGTATCCCTGAGCTTGGCAAAAAAGGTGCCCAAATCTTGATTGAGTCTGGTCTGGACAGCATGGAAAAGCTCCTTGATGTAGCCAGGCGTCAGGATATGGAGCGGCTTACCAGCATCAAGCAGATCGGGGAGAAGAGTGCAAAGCTCTATATTGATGCATTGAATGATTCCGCGATGCAGGAGCGTATTGCTGCGTTGGCGAGTTTCGGCTTGGCAATGGAGGAGAAGGAAGATGCATATGCCTTGGTGAATGAAAGCTTTTCTGGCCAGGTGTGGTGCGTTACCGGTTCCTTCGAACACTTCAATCCTCGCTCCAAGGCAATGGATGAGGTGCTCAAGCGGGGTGGGAGAACGGTAAGTGCTGTTACAAGCAAGACAACCCACCTGCTTGCCGGTAGCGGAGGTGGCAGCAAGCTCAAGAAGGCTCAGGAAATCGGGATAACCATTGTGGATGAGCCAACCTTCTTGGCCATGTTGGGTGAAGGGGAGAAGAAGAGGGAAGAAATGCAAGGCGAATTCTCTTTTTAG
- a CDS encoding aminotransferase class I/II-fold pyridoxal phosphate-dependent enzyme, translating into MHVLAKELNETLQGTIVDAMLSDVGRRMFFPKGIVAQSAEAGKKATRFNATIGMATSGGQPMYLSDIYHQFTDNAFKPSELFSYAPGGGDPALRALWKEQMFVKNPTLQGKTFSLPAVTAGLTHGLQMMAQLFVQEGDTLVIPNLAWDNYELIFAHQAGASIKTFDLYTAEGGFNVDGMRAVLAGIPDKKARILLNFPNNPTGYTPTKREMQAIADTLVSLAEEGMQLMVLSDDAYFGLFFEDDSATESLFSLLCDAHPNILAVKCDAATKEDMVWGFRIGFITYGSKNLSEEHYDALNKKTLGIIRSTVSNCDRPGQSLLLKAMRSGAQYESDKLAAKVEMERRYRTLKEALKKHEGNDLLKPHPFNSGYFMAFDCKGSAEQLRRHLLDSYQVGCINIADVTLRLAYCSVECDRIAELVDVVYQAAGEAWN; encoded by the coding sequence ATGCATGTACTAGCAAAAGAACTGAATGAGACGTTGCAGGGAACCATCGTGGACGCAATGCTCTCCGACGTAGGACGAAGGATGTTTTTCCCCAAGGGGATCGTCGCCCAAAGCGCCGAAGCCGGCAAAAAAGCCACTCGGTTCAATGCCACCATCGGGATGGCTACATCCGGTGGGCAACCGATGTATTTGTCGGACATTTATCATCAGTTTACTGATAACGCCTTCAAGCCCTCCGAATTGTTTTCCTATGCACCAGGTGGCGGGGATCCCGCTCTTAGGGCACTGTGGAAAGAACAGATGTTCGTCAAGAATCCAACCCTGCAAGGAAAGACATTCAGCCTTCCGGCTGTCACCGCTGGGCTGACACATGGGCTGCAGATGATGGCTCAGCTTTTTGTCCAGGAAGGAGACACCTTGGTGATTCCAAACCTTGCCTGGGATAACTATGAGCTGATCTTTGCTCATCAAGCGGGCGCTTCCATCAAGACCTTCGACCTCTATACAGCTGAAGGTGGATTCAATGTGGATGGTATGCGTGCAGTATTGGCCGGAATCCCCGATAAGAAGGCACGCATTCTACTCAACTTCCCCAACAACCCGACCGGTTATACCCCAACCAAACGTGAAATGCAGGCTATCGCAGATACCCTTGTTTCGCTTGCTGAAGAGGGGATGCAGCTGATGGTACTCAGTGATGATGCCTATTTTGGGCTCTTCTTCGAGGATGACTCGGCTACAGAGAGCTTGTTCTCTCTGCTTTGTGATGCCCATCCAAATATTCTTGCTGTCAAGTGTGATGCTGCCACCAAGGAAGATATGGTCTGGGGTTTCCGTATTGGATTCATTACCTATGGAAGCAAGAACCTGAGTGAAGAACACTATGATGCCTTGAACAAGAAGACGTTGGGTATCATCAGGAGTACCGTTTCCAACTGTGACCGCCCAGGTCAGAGTTTGTTGCTCAAGGCAATGCGCTCTGGAGCGCAGTATGAATCTGATAAGTTGGCAGCCAAGGTGGAGATGGAGAGACGCTACCGTACGCTCAAGGAAGCCTTGAAGAAGCATGAAGGTAACGATTTACTCAAACCTCATCCGTTCAACAGTGGATACTTCATGGCCTTTGATTGCAAAGGAAGTGCAGAGCAACTACGCAGGCATTTACTTGATAGCTATCAGGTTGGATGTATCAATATTGCCGATGTTACCCTAAGACTCGCCTATTGTTCGGTAGAATGTGATAGAATAGCTGAACTGGTTGATGTTGTGTACCAAGCGGCAGGAGAGGCATGGAACTAA